One Microtus pennsylvanicus isolate mMicPen1 chromosome 3, mMicPen1.hap1, whole genome shotgun sequence DNA window includes the following coding sequences:
- the Grhpr gene encoding glyoxylate reductase/hydroxypyruvate reductase has product MKLARIMKVFITGSLPAEGRAVLAKAADCEVEQWNSDEPIPREELERSVVGAHGLLCRLSDRVDKKLLDAAGANLKVISTFSVGVDHLALDEIKKRGIRVGYTPGVLTDATAELAVSLLLTTSRRLPEAIEEVKNGGWSTWSPLWMCGYGLSQSTVGIVGLGRIGQAIAGRLKPFGVQRFLYTGRQPRPQEAAEFQAEFVPIAQLAAESDFIVVACSLTPDTRGLCNKDFFQKMKNTAVFINISRGDVVNQDDLYQALTSGQIAAAGLDVTTPEPLPPSHPLLTLKNCVILPHIGSATYKTRNTMSLLAANNLLAGLRGEPMPSELKL; this is encoded by the exons ATGAAACTAGCACGAATCATGAAGGTGTTCATCACTGGCTCGTTACCGGCCGAGGGAAGGGCTGTGCTCGCCAAGGCTGCAGA CTGTGAAGTGGAACAGTGGAATTCGGATGAGCCCATCCCCAGAGAGGAACTGGAGCGAAGCGTGGTGGGGGCCCATGGCTTGCTCTGCCGCCTCTCTGACCGTGTGGATAAGAAACTTCTGGATGCTGCAG GAGCCAACCTCAAGGTCATCAGCACCTTTTCAGTGGGGGTTGACCACTTGGCTTTGGATGAAATCAAGAAACG TGGGATCCGAGTGGGCTACACGCCAGGTGTCCTGACCGATGCCACCGCAGAGCTCGCCGTCTCCCTGCTGCTCACGACCAGCCGCCGGCTgccagaggccatagaggaggtAAAGAA TGGCGGCTGGAGCACGTGGAGCCCATTGTGGATGTGCGGCTATGGACTCTCGCAGAGCACTGTCGGCATCGTGGGGCTGGGGCGCATAG GTCAAGCCATTGCTGGACGACTGAAACCATTTGGTGTCCAGAGATTTCTCTACACGGGGCGCCAGCCCAGGCCTCAGGAAGCAGCAGAATTCCAGGCCGAGTTTG tgcctATTGCTCAGCTGGCTGCGGAGTCCGACTTCATTGTAGTGGCCTGCTCCTTAACACCTGATACCCGGGGGCTCTGCAACAAGGATTTCTTCCAGAAGATGAAGAACACAGCTGTCTTCATCAACATCAGCAG GGGAGATGTGGTAAACCAGGACGACCTGTACCAGGCACTAACCAGTGGTCAGATTGCAGCAGCTGGGCTGGACGTGACCACCCCAGAACCCCTGCCTCCAAGCCATCCACTGCTGACCCTGAAGAACTGTG tGATCCTGCCCCACATCGGCAGTGCCACCTACAAAACTCGAAACACCATGTCCTTGCTGGCAGCTAACAACTTGCTGGCTGGCCTAAGAGGGGAGCCGATGCCCAGTGAACTCAAGCTGTAG